Proteins from one Aquila chrysaetos chrysaetos chromosome 5, bAquChr1.4, whole genome shotgun sequence genomic window:
- the RNF222 gene encoding RING finger protein 222 — protein sequence MSETSSSKEGVPAECPVCYEKFHPLEAMHRKLSCGHTFCHDCLVKCLLSAKLDGQVQSSIICPVCRYVTFLSKKKALWPPKAGTNARTLEMPLSPSSLPHLTKMEASNTLVVPSHFVMPVQSLDRCCSTGNSPVDSQGVPGELAREAHIFVISNHGMPLVDTDCGSLGRRSRAETRSSVSSSSALGVKCCQSPIALAVLLILTVAMLAAVLPWLLLVKRDS from the coding sequence ATGTCTGAGACCTCGTCCAGCAAGGAGGGTGTCCCGGCCGAGTGCCCTGTGTGCTATGAGAAGTTTCACCCGCTGGAGGCCATGCACCGCAAGCTCAGCTGCGGGCACACCTTCTGCCACGACTGCCTGGTGAAGTGCCTGCTCTCTGCCAAGCTTGATGGCCAGGTCCAGAGCAGCATCATCTGCCCTGTCTGCCGCTATGTGACTTTCCTCAGCAAGAAGAAGGCTCTATGGCCACCCAAGGCAGGCACCAATGCCCGGACACTGGAGATGCCTCTGTCACCTTCCTCCTTGCCCCATCTGACCAAAATGGAGGCCAGCAACACCTTGGTGGTGCCCAGCCATTTTGTGATGCCGGTACAGAGCCTTGACCGGTGCTGCAGCACAGGAAACAGCCCCGTGGACTCGCAGGGGGTCCCAGGAGAGCTGGCACGGGAAGCCCACATCTTTGTCATCAGCAACCATGGGATGCCGCTGGTGGACACTGACTGCGGCTCactggggaggagaagcagagcGGAAACGCGGAGCTCGGTGTCatccagctcagccctgggggtGAAATGCTGCCAGTCACCCATCGCCCTCGCCGTCCTCCTCATCTTGACTGTGGCCATGCTGGCGGCTGTGCTCCCTTGGCTACTGCTGGTGAAGAGGGACTCGTAG